TATTTTGGTGTTGAAAAAGCAATCGGAATTTTGCGAGTTAATGAAGCTTCAAAAATTGGAATGGTTGAAAGAATTCACAAAAAGTTTGATTTGGAAACTTCATATTTGCCAAAATATTCCGACGAAAATCATGCTGTTGCTCTTTCTGTTTTGTTGAAAAAATTTGATGTTGGAATGTCGGCACAAAAATTCAACAAACTTCTTATTTATGCGGGAATTTTAGAAGTCAAAACTCGGAAAAGTTCAAAGTACAGAACTGAAAAAGATGTTGATGGAAAAGAGGTGAAAATCCCAATTTTGAAAGAGTTTAAATCTTTGACGGAAAAAGGTTTGGAATTTGGAAAAAATGTGATTTCTCCAAAAAACCAACTTGAAACTCAACCATATTATTTTGAAAGTAAATTTTCTGAACTTTTGGCATTTTTAAAAATATAGTTTTGTTGTCGGATTTCTCCGACAATTTTTTTATTCGCAGAGAACCCAAAAGCCTTCATTTGCATTAATTGTTTCAAACATGCTTGGATATCGAGAAACATCATCAATAATTTAAATTTTAAAGACATCTCTCCGAAAAGTTTGACCATCTTCAAAAACTTTGTATGAAAAACCGTCGCCCGTTTCAAAATCTGCGACAACCATTTGAAAAACTTTAAAACATTTATTTGGTTCAGGAACTTTGATGTAGGATTTTTTGCCAGTCAAATATCTCTCAACTGTGCTACTCATTCCAAGAACTCCGTCAAAACAACCCGTCAAACCAACATCAGTAATGTAAAAAGTGCCATTTGAAAAAGTGTAATCGTCCGTTGCAATATGTGTGTGAGTTCCCGCAATCATCGAAACACGACCTTTTAAAAACTCAAACATTGTTCGCTTTTCCGCAGTAGTTTCGGCATGAAAATCAAGAAAAATGTAATCGACCTCATCGCTATTTAGTTCATTGACGATTTCATCAACAATTGGAAATGGATTATCAGAAACAACAGGCATCATTTGAGAACCGAGATAATTTAAAATTGCAATCCGTTTTCCACCAATATTGAAAATTGAATACAAACTTTTTCGTCTTGTCGGAAAATTAGCAGGAATTAGAACAGGAATCTCATTTTTAAAATGATTTATTTCGCCACGGTCAAAAGTGTGATTTCCTCCCGTCATAATTTCGATTCCGTAGGAGAGGAGTTCCTCCCCATTTTTTTTCGTCAAACCAA
This genomic window from Thiovulum sp. ES contains:
- a CDS encoding hypothetical protein (TIGRFAM: metallophosphoesterase, MG_246/BB_0505 family), which produces MKVGFIGDIVGRAGRHMVRDHLKKAREEFGLDLVIANYENASHGFGLTKKNGEELLSYGIEIMTGGNHTFDRGEINHFKNEIPVLIPANFPTRRKSLYSIFNIGGKRIAILNYLGSQMMPVVSDNPFPIVDEIVNELNSDEVDYIFLDFHAETTAEKRTMFEFLKGRVSMIAGTHTHIATDDYTFSNGTFYITDVGLTGCFDGVLGMSSTVERYLTGKKSYIKVPEPNKCFKVFQMVVADFETGDGFSYKVFEDGQTFRRDVFKI